The following are encoded in a window of Syntrophus gentianae genomic DNA:
- a CDS encoding O-antigen ligase family protein: MFVLYILDAPIKFGRAISLDQTKSMAPIIVRVCLVLFMCGNIVMRVLSGAKLFTLFNMFLFSFAGINLFYMYKLGWTPLMFGIEAYRYLYWFIIFLFFFTNAYQFRINNSLINKLLLPWFFFVFFQVVIMNLERAGSTGSLNLLAINAGYIALDFLPLFLILNGNKKGLMNAPYFIIVMIGIVLLVSLKRGAILSYLLGVMAYIGLKEKIETGSLVSLFRTAFKFGIMIILLAIPFLLKADQLMHRFADTTGSGRTTLYKLIYDHWLMGSLSDKIFGYGYISVKSYLDAKFNCPIYAHSDFLEYLHDYGLLGISIYVCIHLALIHVLYRLYTKRHWMCPVLGCFYVIFLCRAIYSGVFAIGPAFALGAMFLGLLGGYYYKLRDLHVKKQKVGTAWGVPKTQNMIPG, translated from the coding sequence ATGTTTGTTTTATATATCCTTGATGCACCGATTAAATTTGGCCGTGCCATCTCTTTAGATCAGACCAAATCCATGGCTCCGATAATTGTCCGTGTCTGCCTCGTCCTTTTCATGTGTGGCAATATCGTGATGAGAGTTCTATCCGGTGCGAAATTATTCACTCTTTTCAATATGTTTCTATTTTCTTTTGCCGGGATCAATCTGTTTTATATGTATAAGTTGGGCTGGACTCCTCTGATGTTTGGGATTGAAGCGTATCGTTATCTTTACTGGTTTATAATTTTTTTGTTTTTTTTCACAAATGCATACCAGTTCCGGATTAATAATTCTTTGATAAACAAATTGCTCTTGCCATGGTTTTTCTTTGTTTTCTTTCAGGTTGTAATAATGAACTTGGAACGTGCCGGATCTACGGGCTCTTTAAATCTTTTGGCTATTAATGCCGGCTATATCGCATTGGATTTTCTACCGCTTTTTTTGATTTTAAATGGCAATAAAAAGGGGCTTATGAATGCGCCTTATTTTATTATTGTGATGATTGGCATCGTTTTGCTTGTTTCACTTAAACGCGGTGCAATTTTGTCATATTTACTAGGTGTGATGGCGTACATAGGGCTGAAGGAAAAGATTGAAACCGGCAGTTTGGTATCACTATTTCGCACTGCGTTTAAGTTTGGTATAATGATAATTTTGTTGGCAATTCCATTTTTATTAAAGGCAGATCAATTGATGCATCGATTTGCTGATACGACAGGTTCGGGCCGGACTACCCTGTACAAACTCATTTATGACCATTGGCTTATGGGCTCTCTAAGTGATAAAATTTTTGGTTATGGCTACATATCGGTTAAAAGTTACTTAGATGCCAAGTTTAATTGCCCTATTTATGCGCACAGTGATTTTCTCGAATACTTACATGATTATGGCTTGTTGGGCATTTCCATTTATGTATGCATTCACTTGGCATTGATTCATGTCTTATATCGTCTATATACCAAGCGACATTGGATGTGCCCAGTTTTGGGTTGCTTTTATGTCATATTCTTATGTAGGGCGATTTATTCCGGTGTCTTTGCTATTGGACCTGCTTTTGCTCTTGGTGCTATGTTTCTGGGGCTTTTAGGAGGCTACTATTATAAACTTCGCGATTTACATGTTAAAAAACAAAAGGTTGGCACAGCTTGGGGTGTTCCCAAAACGCAGAATATGATTCCAGGATGA
- the tnpA gene encoding IS66 family insertion sequence element accessory protein TnpA: MMTKAERRAHWRTIIEEQAASGLNITTFCREKQINRHQFHAWRRRLREQQPCPSGFLELIPGRAVETGSGIHIHPDKNFT, from the coding sequence ATGATGACCAAAGCGGAACGACGAGCCCATTGGCGCACTATCATCGAGGAACAGGCAGCAAGCGGCTTAAACATCACCACCTTTTGCCGGGAAAAGCAAATCAATCGGCATCAGTTCCACGCCTGGCGACGCAGACTCCGGGAACAACAACCTTGCCCCAGCGGTTTCCTGGAACTGATTCCTGGAAGAGCGGTCGAAACCGGCTCCGGTATCCACATTCACCCCGACAAGAATTTCAC